Proteins encoded by one window of Aliivibrio wodanis:
- the purN gene encoding phosphoribosylglycinamide formyltransferase, which produces MKNIVVLVSGSGSNLQAFIDACGNNIPNARIAAVISNKSDAYGLQRALNAGINVHCLSAVGYESREQYDEALATLIDIHQPDVIILAGFMRILSESFVLRYQGKMLNIHPSLLPKYTGLHTHQRAIDAGDKEHGTSVHFVTPELDGGPVILQAKVPIFDNDSAEEVASRVQAQEHVIYPMVVNWLVEERLIMQDGKAVLDGNTLGQSGLETE; this is translated from the coding sequence ATGAAGAATATTGTTGTATTAGTCTCTGGAAGTGGCAGTAATCTACAAGCGTTTATTGATGCCTGTGGTAATAACATTCCAAATGCCCGTATTGCTGCGGTCATTTCAAATAAAAGTGACGCTTATGGACTACAGCGAGCACTAAATGCAGGAATTAATGTTCACTGTCTAAGTGCTGTTGGTTATGAAAGTCGTGAACAGTATGACGAAGCCTTAGCGACACTCATTGATATCCATCAGCCAGATGTGATTATTCTCGCTGGATTCATGCGTATTTTAAGTGAAAGCTTTGTTTTACGTTATCAAGGTAAAATGCTGAATATCCACCCTTCTCTTTTACCAAAATACACTGGGTTACATACACACCAACGTGCTATTGATGCTGGAGATAAAGAGCACGGCACAAGCGTTCACTTTGTCACTCCTGAATTAGATGGTGGTCCGGTGATCCTTCAAGCAAAGGTGCCTATTTTTGATAATGATAGCGCAGAAGAAGTCGCATCACGCGTGCAAGCTCAAGAGCACGTTATCTACCCGATGGTTGTCAATTGGTTAGTTGAAGAGCGATTAATCATGCAGGATGGTAAAGCCGTACTTGATGGTAATACCTTAGGTCAATCAGGACTAGAAACTGAATAA
- a CDS encoding putative amidotransferase, protein MCELLGMSANVPTDICFSFKGLVQRGGNTGPHRDGWGITFYEGKGFRTFKDPKPSCHSKIAELVQDYPIKSKAVISHIRQANRGDVNLENTHPFTRELWGRYWTFAHNGQLTGFNELSTGRFRPVGETDSERAFCWLLNQLEDKYPEPPQDMMLMFKFVSECSDHLRSLGVFNMLLSDGEYLMTYCSNNLHWITRRAPFGQASLIDEDVTIDFHKETTPNDVVSVVVTRPLTDNEEWHKMKVGEYALFHFGELTAGNHDTVPEMAPPPSECPINA, encoded by the coding sequence ATGTGTGAATTGCTCGGAATGAGTGCAAATGTCCCAACCGATATTTGTTTTAGTTTTAAAGGCTTAGTTCAGCGTGGTGGCAATACGGGCCCTCATCGTGATGGCTGGGGAATTACTTTTTATGAAGGGAAAGGATTTCGCACATTTAAAGACCCAAAGCCAAGTTGTCACTCAAAAATAGCTGAGTTAGTTCAAGATTACCCAATAAAAAGCAAAGCGGTGATAAGCCATATCCGCCAAGCAAACCGTGGTGATGTTAATCTCGAGAATACCCATCCATTTACACGAGAGTTATGGGGGAGGTATTGGACGTTTGCTCACAACGGCCAATTAACGGGTTTTAATGAATTATCGACAGGGCGTTTTCGACCTGTTGGAGAAACAGACAGTGAACGTGCTTTTTGTTGGTTGCTGAATCAGCTAGAAGATAAATATCCTGAGCCACCTCAAGATATGATGCTGATGTTTAAATTTGTCTCTGAGTGTAGTGATCACCTGCGAAGTTTAGGCGTATTTAATATGCTCTTGAGTGACGGTGAGTATCTGATGACTTACTGTTCGAATAATTTACATTGGATCACAAGGCGTGCGCCATTTGGTCAAGCTTCATTGATTGATGAAGATGTGACGATCGATTTCCATAAAGAAACGACACCGAATGATGTGGTTTCAGTCGTGGTAACTCGACCATTAACGGATAATGAAGAGTGGCATAAAATGAAAGTCGGCGAATATGCGCTGTTTCATTTTGGTGAATTAACCGCAGGTAATCATGATACGGTGCCAGAGATGGCTCCTCCGCCATCAGAATGCCCAATTAATGCGTAA
- the gmhA gene encoding phosphoheptose isomerase gives MSYQDLIRSELTEAAQVLNDFLADDKNLAQIELAAKTIADSFKQGGKVLSCGNGGSHCDAMHFAEELTGRYRENRPGYPGIAISDPSHLSCVSNDFGYDHVFSRYTQAVGSKGDVLFGLSTSGNSGNILKAIEAAKEKGMKTIALTGKDGGKMAGLADVEIRVPHFGYADRIQEIHIKIIHIVIQLIEKEMEK, from the coding sequence ATGTCTTATCAAGATCTGATCCGTTCTGAATTAACAGAAGCCGCTCAAGTACTGAATGACTTTTTAGCTGACGATAAAAACCTTGCTCAAATTGAATTAGCTGCCAAAACTATTGCAGATTCTTTTAAACAAGGCGGTAAAGTATTGTCTTGTGGCAACGGTGGATCACACTGTGATGCGATGCATTTTGCTGAAGAGCTAACAGGCCGTTACCGTGAAAACCGTCCAGGTTACCCAGGTATTGCGATTTCTGATCCTAGCCATTTGTCTTGTGTGAGTAATGATTTTGGTTATGACCACGTGTTCTCTCGTTATACTCAAGCCGTAGGATCAAAAGGCGATGTATTGTTTGGCTTATCTACTTCAGGTAACTCTGGCAATATCTTAAAAGCGATTGAAGCGGCAAAAGAAAAAGGTATGAAAACCATCGCACTTACGGGTAAAGATGGCGGAAAAATGGCAGGCCTTGCCGATGTTGAGATCCGTGTACCTCATTTTGGATATGCTGACCGTATTCAAGAGATCCACATTAAAATCATCCATATTGTTATTCAATTAATTGAAAAAGAAATGGAAAAATAA